In a genomic window of Nocardiopsis mwathae:
- a CDS encoding PIG-L deacetylase family protein — translation MTTSTTLQPLRDDWTRALTVVAHPDDLEYGASSALARWTSQGKAITELLVTRGEAGIDTLPPQESGPLRVQEQLASARAVGVESVEFLDFPDGTLEYGLDLRRAIARAIRRHRPELIVSINFRDHFPGSTSYNHADHRVLGPALLDAVRDAANRWVFTELIDEGLAPWSGVREVAFAAAPHPTHFVELSEADLDAGIASLDAHEVYLANLGDFDQKAFLRSNAEEAGAQAGVGLAVAFEVLPA, via the coding sequence ATGACGACCTCAACCACTCTGCAGCCCCTGCGGGACGACTGGACCCGCGCGCTGACCGTCGTGGCGCACCCCGACGACCTGGAGTACGGCGCCTCCTCCGCGCTCGCCCGCTGGACGAGCCAGGGCAAGGCGATCACCGAGCTGCTGGTCACCCGAGGCGAGGCGGGGATCGACACCCTCCCGCCGCAGGAGAGCGGTCCGCTGCGCGTCCAGGAGCAGCTGGCCTCCGCCCGCGCCGTGGGCGTTGAGTCGGTCGAGTTCCTCGACTTCCCCGACGGCACCCTGGAGTACGGGCTGGACCTGCGGCGCGCGATCGCCCGGGCGATCCGCCGCCACCGCCCGGAACTGATCGTCTCGATCAACTTCCGCGACCACTTCCCGGGCAGCACCTCCTACAACCACGCCGACCACCGCGTGCTCGGCCCCGCCCTGCTCGACGCCGTCCGCGACGCCGCCAACCGATGGGTCTTCACCGAGCTGATCGACGAGGGACTGGCGCCCTGGTCCGGGGTGCGCGAGGTGGCGTTCGCCGCCGCACCCCACCCCACCCACTTCGTCGAGCTGTCCGAGGCGGACCTGGACGCGGGCATCGCCTCGCTCGACGCCCACGAGGTCTACCTGGCCAACCTCGGGGACTTCGACCAGAAGGCCTTCCTGCGCTCCAACGCCGAGGAGGCCGGCGCCCAGGCCGGCGTGGGGCTGGCGGTCGCCTTCGAGGTGCTGCCGGCCTGA
- a CDS encoding serpin family protein translates to MAVSVSLRPDHVAFALRLHTELSAAADPAGFVWSPYSVASALGLVATGTRGATRAELTGLLGQDLSAHLAALDDAVADGPELATTTGLWVRDDVAVRPEFEADVRARPESAVHTADFGGDPEGVRTAVNSEVAKVTRGMIDELLLPGTVRTDTQAVLLNALWARLRWPDPFDPAATAPRDFHTPRGTREVPMMRRESRLPYAQADGWSMVTLGGDHDLALDVLLADRADAALTPEALKRLYRKASPTTVDLSLPRFELTHRSELNGPLADTGVRTVFTDAADLGGISARRLRIDQVIHQAVLRVDEKGAEGAAATAVMVALAAAFPARPVVFTADRPFTVILRRRSAILFLGHVADPQDPGPA, encoded by the coding sequence GTGGCTGTGTCCGTGTCCCTGCGCCCCGATCATGTCGCTTTCGCGCTGCGGCTCCACACCGAGCTGTCCGCCGCGGCCGACCCCGCCGGATTCGTGTGGTCGCCCTACTCGGTGGCCAGTGCGCTGGGCCTCGTGGCGACCGGCACCCGCGGAGCGACGCGAGCGGAGCTGACCGGCCTGCTCGGCCAGGATCTTTCGGCGCACCTGGCGGCGCTGGACGACGCGGTCGCCGACGGGCCCGAACTCGCCACCACCACCGGGCTGTGGGTCCGCGACGACGTGGCGGTCCGGCCCGAGTTCGAGGCCGACGTGCGCGCCCGCCCCGAGTCCGCCGTGCACACCGCCGACTTCGGCGGTGACCCCGAGGGGGTGCGCACCGCGGTCAACAGCGAAGTCGCCAAGGTGACCCGGGGGATGATCGACGAGCTGCTCCTCCCCGGCACCGTCCGCACCGACACCCAGGCGGTCCTTCTCAACGCGCTGTGGGCGCGGTTGCGCTGGCCCGACCCGTTCGACCCCGCGGCGACAGCGCCCCGCGACTTCCACACCCCCCGAGGGACCCGCGAGGTCCCGATGATGCGCCGCGAGAGCCGCCTGCCCTACGCGCAGGCGGACGGCTGGAGCATGGTCACCCTCGGCGGCGACCACGACCTGGCCCTGGACGTGCTACTGGCCGACCGGGCCGACGCCGCGCTCACCCCCGAGGCCCTGAAGCGGCTGTACCGCAAGGCGAGCCCGACCACCGTGGACCTGTCACTGCCGCGGTTCGAGCTGACGCACCGCTCCGAGCTCAACGGCCCCCTTGCCGACACCGGTGTGCGGACGGTCTTCACCGACGCCGCCGACCTCGGCGGGATCTCCGCGCGGCGGCTCCGTATCGACCAGGTGATCCACCAGGCGGTGCTACGCGTCGACGAGAAGGGTGCCGAAGGCGCCGCGGCGACGGCCGTCATGGTGGCGCTCGCCGCGGCGTTCCCGGCACGGCCCGTGGTGTTCACGGCGGACCGCCCGTTCACCGTCATCCTGCGCCGCCGCTCGGCCATCCTGTTCCTCGGCCACGTCGCCGACCCGCAGGACCCCGGTCCGGCGTGA
- the valS gene encoding valine--tRNA ligase: MTNRSRSFRVPDKPSLDGIEAKWVDVWDESGVYHFDRAKSREEIFSIDTPPPTVSGSLHIGHAFSYTHTDTVARFQRMRGKSVFYPMGWDDNGLPTERRVQNYYGVRCDPSVPYDPDFSPPAKPDPKRQVPISRRNFIELCDRLTAEDEKVFEQVWRRLGLSVDWRYTYATIDDTSRTAAQRAFLRNLARGEAYMAEAPTLWDVTFRTAVAQAELEDRERPSAFHKLAFHRADGGRVHIETTRPELLAACVALVAHPDDERYRELFGQTVRTPLFDVEVPVKAHRLADPEKGSGIAMICTFGDTTDVTWWRELQLETRAIIGWDGRIVAEPPKGIEAEAGRLAYGRLAGATVHTARERIVEMLRESGDLVGEPTPVTHPVKFYERGDKPLEIVTTRQWYISNGGRDADVRDALLERGRELAWYPGHMRSRYEHWVEGLNGDWLISRQRFFGVPFPVWYPLDAEGNPRYDEPILPDEAALPVDPSQDVPPGFTEDHRGRPGGFMGDPDIMDTWATSSLTPQIVGGWERDNDLFERVFPMDLRPQGQDIIRTWLFATVVRSHFEHGRVPWKSTGISGWILDPDRKKMSKSKGNVVTPMDLLERYSSDAVRYWAASGRLGTDTALDEGQMKVGRRLSIKILNAGKFVLSVAGENASEDPSAVTEPLDRAMLAALADVVEDATAAFEAYDHTRALERAERFFWEFCDDYLELVKARAYDAESASGASARAALLIALSALQRLFAPFLPFVADEVWSWWNEGSVHAASWPDAAEFRAAAQDGDPAVLATTSEVLRAIRKAKSEAKLSMRAEVERVVVRGKNVQNARVAQGDIAAAGRAAAITFEDTGDSELTVDVALPAPESDA, encoded by the coding sequence ATGACCAACCGCTCTCGTTCCTTCCGCGTGCCCGACAAGCCCTCGCTCGACGGTATCGAGGCGAAATGGGTCGACGTATGGGATGAGTCCGGCGTCTACCATTTCGACCGCGCCAAGAGCCGCGAGGAGATCTTCTCGATCGACACCCCGCCGCCCACGGTCTCGGGGTCCCTGCACATCGGGCACGCCTTCTCCTACACCCACACCGACACCGTCGCCCGCTTCCAGCGCATGCGCGGCAAGTCGGTCTTCTACCCGATGGGCTGGGACGACAACGGCCTGCCCACCGAGCGCCGGGTGCAGAACTACTACGGGGTGCGCTGTGATCCGTCGGTCCCCTACGACCCGGACTTCTCCCCGCCGGCCAAGCCCGACCCCAAGCGGCAGGTGCCGATCTCCCGCCGCAACTTCATCGAGCTGTGCGACCGGCTCACCGCGGAGGACGAGAAGGTCTTCGAGCAGGTCTGGCGCCGCCTCGGGCTGAGCGTCGACTGGCGCTACACCTATGCCACCATCGACGACACCTCGCGCACCGCCGCCCAGCGGGCGTTCCTGCGCAACCTCGCGCGCGGCGAGGCCTACATGGCCGAGGCGCCCACGCTGTGGGACGTCACCTTCCGCACCGCCGTCGCCCAGGCCGAACTGGAGGACCGCGAGCGCCCCAGCGCCTTCCACAAGCTCGCCTTCCACCGCGCCGACGGCGGGAGGGTGCACATCGAGACCACCCGCCCCGAGCTGCTGGCCGCCTGTGTCGCGCTGGTCGCCCACCCGGACGACGAGCGCTACCGGGAACTGTTCGGGCAGACCGTGCGCACCCCGCTCTTCGACGTGGAGGTGCCGGTCAAGGCGCACCGGCTGGCCGACCCGGAGAAGGGCTCCGGGATCGCCATGATCTGCACCTTCGGTGACACCACCGACGTCACCTGGTGGCGCGAGCTGCAGCTGGAGACCCGCGCGATCATCGGCTGGGACGGCCGCATCGTGGCCGAGCCGCCCAAGGGCATCGAGGCCGAGGCGGGACGCCTGGCCTACGGCCGCCTGGCCGGCGCCACCGTGCACACCGCGCGCGAGCGCATCGTCGAGATGCTGCGCGAGTCCGGTGACCTGGTCGGCGAGCCCACGCCCGTCACCCACCCGGTCAAATTCTACGAGAGGGGCGACAAGCCGCTCGAAATCGTCACCACCCGCCAGTGGTACATCAGCAACGGCGGCCGCGACGCCGACGTCCGCGACGCGCTGCTGGAGCGCGGCCGGGAGCTCGCCTGGTACCCGGGCCACATGCGGTCCCGCTACGAGCACTGGGTGGAAGGCCTCAACGGTGACTGGCTGATCAGCCGCCAGCGCTTCTTCGGCGTCCCCTTCCCGGTCTGGTATCCGCTGGACGCCGAGGGCAACCCGCGCTATGACGAGCCGATCCTGCCCGATGAGGCGGCGCTTCCGGTCGACCCCAGCCAGGATGTGCCCCCCGGCTTCACCGAGGACCACCGCGGCCGCCCGGGCGGCTTCATGGGCGACCCCGACATCATGGACACCTGGGCCACGTCCTCGCTGACGCCGCAGATCGTCGGCGGCTGGGAGCGCGACAACGACCTGTTCGAGCGGGTGTTCCCGATGGACCTGCGCCCCCAGGGCCAGGACATCATCCGCACCTGGCTGTTCGCCACGGTCGTCCGGTCGCACTTCGAGCACGGTCGGGTGCCGTGGAAGAGCACCGGCATCTCCGGTTGGATCCTGGACCCCGACCGCAAGAAGATGTCGAAGTCCAAGGGCAACGTCGTCACCCCGATGGACCTGCTGGAGCGCTACAGCTCCGACGCCGTGCGCTACTGGGCGGCCAGCGGACGGCTGGGCACCGACACGGCCCTGGACGAGGGCCAGATGAAGGTCGGCCGCCGCCTGTCCATCAAGATTCTCAACGCCGGCAAGTTCGTGCTGTCGGTCGCGGGTGAGAATGCCTCCGAGGACCCGTCCGCGGTCACCGAGCCGCTGGACCGGGCCATGCTGGCGGCCCTGGCCGACGTCGTCGAGGACGCCACCGCCGCCTTCGAGGCCTACGACCACACCCGTGCCCTGGAGCGCGCTGAGCGGTTCTTCTGGGAGTTCTGCGACGACTACCTGGAGCTGGTCAAGGCCCGGGCCTATGACGCGGAGTCCGCTTCGGGCGCCTCGGCCCGCGCTGCCCTGCTCATCGCGCTCTCGGCGCTGCAGCGGCTGTTCGCCCCGTTCCTGCCGTTCGTCGCCGACGAGGTCTGGTCCTGGTGGAACGAGGGCTCGGTGCACGCCGCCTCCTGGCCCGATGCAGCCGAGTTCCGTGCGGCGGCCCAGGACGGCGACCCCGCCGTGCTGGCCACCACCTCCGAGGTGCTCAGGGCCATCCGCAAGGCCAAGTCGGAGGCCAAGCTGTCGATGCGCGCCGAGGTCGAGCGCGTCGTCGTGCGCGGCAAGAACGTGCAGAACGCCCGGGTCGCCCAGGGCGACATCGCGGCCGCCGGCCGCGCGGCCGCGATCACGTTCGAGGACACCGGCGACAGCGAGCTGACCGTCGACGTGGCCCTGCCCGCGCCCGAGTCCGACGCCTAG
- the dut gene encoding dUTP diphosphatase gives MEILIRRLDPGVPVPAYAHAGDAGADLVTTEDVVLDPGQRATVGTGIAIALPDGYAAFVHPRSGLAARCGLTVVNAPGTVDAGYRGEIRVTLLNTDATTPVKLARGDRIAQMVVQRVERAAFREVDGLPDDTTRGTGGFGSTGGHAARR, from the coding sequence GTGGAGATCCTCATCCGCCGCCTGGACCCCGGCGTACCGGTCCCCGCCTACGCCCACGCCGGCGACGCGGGCGCCGACCTGGTCACGACCGAGGACGTCGTCCTGGACCCCGGACAGCGCGCGACCGTGGGCACCGGCATCGCCATCGCCCTGCCCGACGGTTACGCCGCGTTCGTCCACCCCCGCTCCGGGCTCGCCGCCCGGTGCGGACTGACCGTCGTCAACGCCCCCGGCACGGTCGACGCCGGGTACCGCGGCGAGATCCGGGTGACCCTGCTCAACACCGACGCGACGACCCCGGTCAAACTGGCGCGCGGCGACCGGATCGCCCAGATGGTCGTCCAGCGGGTCGAGCGGGCCGCCTTCCGCGAGGTCGACGGCCTCCCGGACGACACGACGCGCGGGACAGGCGGGTTCGGCTCCACCGGCGGCCACGCGGCACGGAGATGA
- a CDS encoding DUF3710 domain-containing protein — protein sequence MFGRRRKKSEKSGAADTPEVAQQPTPVQEPDKPEDRHRAEGPWDASESVPEVARIDLGAIRVPVSQGLEVQVNVAQRTNQIIGVTLVQGNSALQVQPFAAPKSSGLWEEMRGELREQVVSQGGKVEDFDGPFGRELRAIVPVEGKTNEEGRQLGQRVRFIGVDGPRWVLRGVIRGEAAAKPEAMAGMEQVFQQIVVVRGDQPVPPRDLLEITVPPEIRQSMAEQQKRAAQAAQAEQNGQGGQGGQGGAQQQG from the coding sequence GTGTTCGGACGCCGACGCAAGAAGAGCGAGAAGAGCGGCGCTGCCGACACCCCCGAGGTCGCCCAGCAGCCGACCCCGGTGCAGGAGCCGGACAAGCCGGAGGACCGGCACCGCGCCGAGGGCCCGTGGGACGCCTCGGAGTCGGTACCCGAGGTCGCCCGAATCGACCTGGGCGCCATCCGGGTGCCGGTGTCCCAAGGCCTGGAAGTGCAGGTCAATGTCGCGCAGCGGACCAACCAGATCATCGGTGTCACCCTGGTCCAGGGCAACTCCGCCCTGCAGGTCCAGCCGTTCGCCGCGCCCAAGTCCAGCGGCCTGTGGGAGGAGATGCGCGGCGAACTGCGTGAGCAGGTCGTCTCGCAGGGCGGCAAAGTCGAGGACTTCGACGGTCCGTTCGGCCGGGAGCTGCGGGCCATCGTCCCGGTCGAGGGCAAGACCAACGAGGAGGGCCGCCAACTGGGCCAGCGGGTCCGGTTCATCGGTGTGGACGGTCCCCGCTGGGTGCTGCGCGGCGTGATCCGCGGCGAGGCCGCTGCCAAGCCCGAGGCGATGGCGGGGATGGAGCAGGTCTTCCAGCAGATCGTGGTGGTCCGCGGCGACCAGCCCGTCCCACCCCGTGACCTGCTGGAGATCACGGTTCCGCCGGAGATCCGGCAGTCCATGGCCGAGCAGCAGAAGCGCGCCGCGCAGGCGGCGCAGGCGGAGCAGAACGGCCAGGGTGGCCAGGGCGGCCAGGGCGGGGCACAGCAGCAGGGCTGA
- a CDS encoding NAD-binding protein, whose amino-acid sequence MHIVILGCGRVGSTLAHTLEDMGHTVAVIDRDPDAFRRLRSSTAKTAVHGIGHDRDALIAAGIASAAAFAAVSSGDNSNIIAARVAREVFGVENVVARIYDPRRAEVYQRLGIPTVGTVRWTADTVLRRLVPGSEGLELAPLWRDPSGSLLMTEAPLSHPWVGQRVEQLESALPLRVAYLSRGGEILLPRGDETMRAGDVLHILARAADIDGLQARLSARASEDQGV is encoded by the coding sequence GTGCACATCGTCATACTTGGCTGCGGCCGGGTGGGTTCCACCCTCGCGCACACGCTGGAGGACATGGGGCACACGGTCGCGGTGATCGACAGGGACCCCGACGCGTTCCGGCGGCTGCGTTCCTCGACCGCCAAGACGGCGGTCCACGGCATCGGCCACGACCGTGACGCGCTCATCGCCGCGGGCATCGCGTCGGCCGCCGCGTTCGCCGCCGTGAGCAGCGGCGACAACTCCAACATCATCGCCGCGCGGGTCGCCCGCGAGGTGTTCGGCGTGGAGAACGTGGTCGCCCGCATCTACGACCCGCGGCGCGCCGAGGTCTACCAGCGGCTCGGCATCCCGACCGTCGGCACGGTGCGGTGGACCGCCGACACCGTGCTGCGGCGCCTCGTCCCGGGGTCGGAGGGGCTGGAGCTGGCCCCGCTGTGGCGCGACCCGTCGGGCAGTCTGCTGATGACCGAGGCTCCGCTCTCCCACCCCTGGGTGGGGCAGCGCGTGGAGCAGCTGGAGTCCGCACTGCCGCTGCGCGTGGCCTACCTCTCACGCGGCGGCGAGATCCTGCTACCGCGCGGGGACGAGACGATGCGGGCCGGGGACGTACTGCACATCCTCGCCCGCGCCGCCGACATCGACGGCCTGCAGGCGCGGCTGAGCGCCCGCGCGAGCGAAGACCAGGGGGTGTAG
- a CDS encoding DUF3159 domain-containing protein produces MTDQQRAVETSRPSPAPAPNGGTDRPGAADDAARTAPEPPQAAADRGADGSHGADGSNGSNGAAGPRRDGADGAPEPSENGEQPQVSEQTVEAVVRAQLSKALGGKRGMVEAAVPTIAFTVTYIVSQHLQLALGLGVGAAVALALVRIVQRSSVQFVFNSLFGIGIAAIFALRSGEAEDAFLPGIIYNAVYALVLIGTIVIRWPAVGLLIGSVTGDPTGWRDNPAVVKLSSRLTWLLVLPCVIRVAVQYPLWAAASYGIADTFALLGIAKIAMGWPLQVAALAAMVWLLARGRTAMDGPTLAPPRDRDGDGT; encoded by the coding sequence ATGACCGACCAGCAGCGGGCCGTGGAGACGTCCCGCCCGTCACCCGCACCCGCCCCGAACGGCGGCACCGACCGCCCGGGCGCTGCCGACGACGCCGCGCGGACCGCCCCGGAGCCGCCGCAGGCCGCCGCGGACCGCGGTGCCGACGGTTCGCACGGCGCCGACGGCTCGAACGGCTCGAACGGCGCGGCGGGTCCGCGGCGGGACGGCGCCGACGGTGCGCCGGAGCCCTCGGAGAACGGGGAGCAGCCGCAGGTCTCCGAGCAGACGGTCGAGGCCGTGGTGCGCGCCCAGCTGTCCAAGGCACTGGGCGGCAAGCGCGGCATGGTGGAGGCCGCGGTCCCCACCATCGCCTTCACCGTCACCTACATCGTCTCCCAGCACCTCCAGCTGGCGCTGGGCCTGGGGGTCGGCGCGGCGGTGGCACTGGCGCTCGTGCGGATCGTGCAGCGCTCCTCGGTCCAGTTCGTGTTCAACAGCCTCTTCGGCATCGGCATCGCGGCGATCTTCGCGCTGCGCAGCGGTGAGGCCGAGGACGCGTTCCTGCCGGGCATCATCTACAACGCGGTCTACGCGCTCGTGCTCATCGGGACCATCGTCATCCGCTGGCCGGCCGTGGGCCTGCTGATCGGCTCGGTCACCGGCGATCCCACCGGATGGCGGGACAACCCCGCCGTGGTCAAGCTCAGCTCCCGGCTGACCTGGCTGCTGGTGCTGCCCTGCGTCATCCGAGTGGCCGTGCAGTACCCGCTGTGGGCGGCGGCGAGCTACGGCATCGCCGACACCTTCGCCCTGCTGGGCATCGCCAAGATCGCGATGGGCTGGCCGCTGCAGGTGGCGGCCCTGGCCGCCATGGTGTGGCTGCTGGCCCGCGGCCGTACCGCGATGGACGGCCCCACCCTCGCGCCGCCGCGCGACCGCGACGGCGACGGCACTTGA
- a CDS encoding GNAT family N-acetyltransferase, whose product MIRRETPADAPAIRAVTAAAFGAAPYSAPPVEPGGPPGEATLVEWLRADPGWIPELSLVAVDGGGEDGGGAVIGHVVCTRGRLDGVAALGLGPLSVLPDRQRAGVGAALMHTVLGAADARGEPLVCLLGDPDYYAGFGFRPASDFAIRGADPDWGDHFQARALSTYDLSMTGTFAYARPYGRL is encoded by the coding sequence ATGATCCGGCGTGAGACTCCCGCAGACGCTCCCGCGATCCGGGCCGTGACGGCGGCCGCCTTCGGCGCCGCCCCCTACAGCGCGCCGCCCGTGGAGCCCGGCGGCCCGCCGGGCGAGGCCACCCTCGTGGAGTGGCTGCGCGCCGATCCGGGCTGGATCCCCGAGCTGTCCCTGGTCGCCGTCGACGGCGGCGGCGAGGACGGTGGGGGCGCGGTCATCGGGCACGTCGTGTGCACCCGAGGCCGGCTGGACGGCGTCGCCGCGCTGGGGCTGGGGCCGCTGAGCGTGCTCCCCGACCGGCAGCGCGCGGGCGTCGGCGCGGCGCTGATGCACACCGTGCTCGGCGCCGCCGATGCCCGGGGTGAACCGCTGGTCTGCCTGCTGGGCGATCCCGACTACTACGCCGGGTTCGGCTTCCGCCCCGCCTCGGACTTCGCCATCCGCGGGGCGGACCCGGACTGGGGCGACCATTTCCAGGCGCGCGCCCTGAGCACCTACGACCTGTCCATGACGGGCACCTTCGCCTACGCCCGCCCTTACGGCCGCCTCTGA
- a CDS encoding potassium channel family protein yields MRVAIAGAGSVGRSIAAELSESGHEVLLIDRDTRAIGVDELPRAEWMLADACELSTLEDARLGDFDTVVAASSDDKVNLVVCLLAKKEFGVDRTIARINDPGNEWLFTDDWGVDVAVSPPRLIASLVDDVAAITDGGDAMAPVSLPETDLLEFTLPPDTPHAGRPVGELAPALPEGVVLVALVRDGRVRPPAPETVLAAGDDLVFLSSTDSVDELGLLLAP; encoded by the coding sequence ATGCGGGTCGCGATCGCCGGAGCCGGAAGCGTGGGGCGTTCCATCGCCGCCGAGCTGAGTGAGAGCGGGCACGAGGTTCTGCTCATCGACCGGGACACGCGCGCCATCGGCGTGGACGAGCTGCCGCGCGCGGAGTGGATGCTGGCCGACGCCTGCGAGCTGTCCACGCTGGAGGACGCGCGGCTGGGCGACTTCGACACGGTCGTCGCCGCCAGCAGCGACGACAAGGTCAACCTCGTGGTGTGCCTGCTGGCGAAGAAGGAGTTCGGGGTGGACCGCACGATCGCCCGGATCAACGACCCGGGCAACGAGTGGCTGTTCACCGACGACTGGGGGGTGGACGTGGCGGTTTCGCCGCCGCGCCTGATCGCCTCGCTGGTGGACGACGTCGCCGCGATCACCGATGGCGGTGACGCGATGGCGCCGGTGTCCCTGCCCGAGACCGACCTGCTGGAGTTCACGCTTCCACCGGACACCCCGCACGCGGGGCGCCCGGTGGGTGAGCTCGCCCCGGCCCTGCCCGAGGGGGTCGTCCTGGTCGCGCTCGTGCGCGACGGCCGGGTGCGGCCTCCGGCACCGGAGACCGTCCTGGCGGCCGGCGACGACCTGGTCTTCCTGAGCAGCACCGACTCCGTGGACGAACTGGGGCTTCTCCTCGCTCCCTGA